DNA sequence from the Pelagibaculum spongiae genome:
CAATCTACATCTCAAGTCAGCTTGTCTGATACAGGTAATATTAAAGTCAACTTTATCAATCTAGATTTTGGAATAACCAATGACAATGACAAGTACAACTTCTGATGTTTGTTGTTAATGACAAAAACACTAAAACTGCGGTGAGATTTATTTCTTCAGATAATGACCAAAAAAAATCCCGCGCTTATTTTCCAATAAACGCGAGATTTTTCTTGCGAGGGTTCTTTAGAGCAATGGTTTATTTTGCTTCTGGCTCACTAATTTCAGAAATTAAACTTTTACAGCATGATTCAACAGCATCAACCACGCCTTGATAACCAGTACAACGGCACAGGTTACCCGAGTGCTCTTTGCGGATAACCTGTCGATCTGGCATCTCGCCTTTAGCGAGTTGATCTTTATGGGTTTCTAAAAACTCGGTCGTTTTCATCACCAAACCTGGCGTGCAATAACCGCACTGCACTGCACCAGTGTCAGCGTAAGCCTGCTGCACTTTACTTAATCGCTCGCCTTTTGCCTGACCTTCGATCGTTTCAATTTTTTTACCTTCAGCCCACACCGCCAAACTAATGCAACTATCAATCGGCAGACCATCAATTAAAACCGTGCAAGCACCACACTCACCAACACCGCAGCCTTCTTTCGCGCCGGTAAAACCTTGCTCTCTCAGCACTTCCAGTAATGATTGTCGAATATCAACGGTCAGCTCAACTGGCTTACCATTGATTTCCAAGCTAATAATTCGCTTCATTGCTTTTTTCATTAAACGGTACCTCCCGAAATCGCCCCTACCAAGAAAGCACTTTGGGCTCGTTCAATGGCTTGCTTTGAGACCTTGCGTGATAAAGTTCGAATAATATGCTGACGGAATTCCTTACCGGCTCTCCATGAGTCACGGGGGTTTAAATCATCTAGCACCATCTGAGACAACTTTTCCAGCAGACGATCAATACTCGCAGCATCAGCAATCGACTGACCCACCATGGCAAGTTCAGCATTACGACAGCGCTTAGGTGTTGGAGCAGATACGGTATAAGCAATTCTAAAGTCGGCTAATTTATTACCTGCACTGCCACCTTCAAGCCGGCAGGCAACTGAGCAGCCGATGGTTGCAATATCCATTGCGCCACGCATCGCGTACTTAATAAAATGCCCACCCATGTTCTGATAACCATCAACCGGTATCACAATGTGCGCCATTAGCTCACCAGGATTTAGCGCTACTTTTCCCGGACCGAGATAAAACTCCTCCAAAGGCATGGTTCTTTTGCCTTCAGCTGACAATAATTCCACCTGAGCATTCAATACCAATAAAGGCGAAGAATTATCGGCACTTGGCGCACCATTGCACAAATTACCACCAATAGTGGCTGCGTTTCTCACTTGCGGCCCACCCAACGAGCCAGCACCTTCAGCCAATACAGGAATATATTGTTGAACTAGCGGATGATTAATCACTTGCGAACAAGTGACGCAAGCACCTATTTCAATTGAACCGTCATCGCGCATTTTAATATCAGATAAATCTGGTAAACGGCTAATATCGACTAAATTAGCAAAGCATTTATCGCCTTCTCGCAATTTAATTAATACATCGGTACCGCCTGCAAGAATTTTACAATCTGGATATTGTTCAAGCAGAACTGCTGCATCTTGTGCACTGCTGGCCCGGTGATAAGTATTTAAGTCAAACATTACTAATTACTCCCCCAATTACCCTAACAGGCCCGCATCACGGAAATGAATAAACAATGCTTTTGGCGACATTGGCAAAGAATCCACCTGAACACTTGTTGCATGTAATAATGCATTACGAATCGCAGGTGCTACTGATAATAGCGGCGGTTCACCCAATGATTTATTACCAAAGGGGGCTGTCGATTCATCTGTTTCAACAAAATCACAATCAATATCGGGCAAATCAAGGCAGGTCGGCATTTTATAATCTAATAAATTGCCATTTAATATTTTTCCGTTCTTGGCATTTATCAACATTTCTTCTGCCAGCGCACCGGCAATACCCATACCAACACCACCTTCTACCTGGCCTCGAGCTAACAGTGGGTTGATAATTTTACCGGCATCATGGATGTTCCAGATTTTTTTTATTTCAATCCGACACATATCTAAATCGACTTCAATTTCGGTGA
Encoded proteins:
- a CDS encoding (2Fe-2S)-binding protein, whose translation is MKKAMKRIISLEINGKPVELTVDIRQSLLEVLREQGFTGAKEGCGVGECGACTVLIDGLPIDSCISLAVWAEGKKIETIEGQAKGERLSKVQQAYADTGAVQCGYCTPGLVMKTTEFLETHKDQLAKGEMPDRQVIRKEHSGNLCRCTGYQGVVDAVESCCKSLISEISEPEAK
- the xdhB gene encoding xanthine dehydrogenase subunit XdhB, which codes for MFDLNTYHRASSAQDAAVLLEQYPDCKILAGGTDVLIKLREGDKCFANLVDISRLPDLSDIKMRDDGSIEIGACVTCSQVINHPLVQQYIPVLAEGAGSLGGPQVRNAATIGGNLCNGAPSADNSSPLLVLNAQVELLSAEGKRTMPLEEFYLGPGKVALNPGELMAHIVIPVDGYQNMGGHFIKYAMRGAMDIATIGCSVACRLEGGSAGNKLADFRIAYTVSAPTPKRCRNAELAMVGQSIADAASIDRLLEKLSQMVLDDLNPRDSWRAGKEFRQHIIRTLSRKVSKQAIERAQSAFLVGAISGGTV